In one Notolabrus celidotus isolate fNotCel1 chromosome 1, fNotCel1.pri, whole genome shotgun sequence genomic region, the following are encoded:
- the b4galnt1b gene encoding beta-1,4 N-acetylgalactosaminyltransferase 1, whose protein sequence is MGFRMRSLRKTVLLAILVSVVLVLALLHSWPTRGYTTVDVWQRPGLIAERHLEEKLPELDHRLDNIPFHVRDSVASLLARNGCVCEGESGGVNLPFTQLLFPRVSAHPLHTAFEASELEEIKRRRAKEYNSFQKRSQTPADVLIIAEANNPLQYPTQGVDVRPLKTVIIPGLALHDLPRDHYSINITATLGTLNVAAEVQGVKIKGDGEMHMTLSSLILPNLNRQLQFVTYTNTLFHPSTADTVQFETEGHQAVFTIKIRHGVTPKLYNTGSKGEYNVSALVTIATKTFLRYNKLQDLIDSVRRYYPSVTIVIADDSENPKSISGPYIEHYIMPFGKGWFAGRNLAVSQVTTKYVLWVDDDFIFTANTKLEKLIDVLERTTLDLVGGAVREVTGYTATYRQTISIEPGEEDGDCLHMRRGFHHVIQGFPNCVVTDGVINFFLARTDKVQQVGFDPRLARVAHLEFFIDGLGSLHVGSCDDVIVNHATKIKLPWVSQSESDKTYAKFRYPPASSDATHTKNGLLFFKNRFQCLTHN, encoded by the exons ATGG GTTTTAGGATGCGCTCCCTAAGAAAGACTGTGTTGCTGGCCATCCTGGTGTCAGTGGTGCTGGTACTGGCTCTCCTCCACTCATGGCCCACTCGGGGTTACACCACAGTGGATGTGTGGCAGCGGCCGGGGCTGATAGCAGAAAGACATCTAGAGGAGAAGCTGCCAGAGCTAGATCACCGATTAGACAACATCCCTTTTCATGTGAGGGACAGCGTGGCAAG CTTGTTGGCGcgtaatgggtgtgtatgtgagggTGAGAGTGGAGGAGTAAACCTGCCCTTTACCCAACTCTTATTCCCCCGGGTGTCAGCACACCCACTTCACACTGCCTTTGAGGCCTCTGAGCTGGAGGAAATAAAGAGGAGACGGGCCAAAGAGTACAACAGTTTCCAGAAAAG GTCACAGACACCCGCAGATGTTCTTATCATTGCAGAGGCGAACAATCCCTTACAATATCCAACACAGGGCGTGGATGTACGACCCCTGAAAACAGTCATCATCCCAG GCTTGGCCTTACATGACCTTCCCAGAGACCACTACTCG ATAAACATCACTGCCACGCTGGGAACTCTAAATGTGGCTGCAGAGGTACAGGGGGTTAAAATCAAAGGCGATGGCGAGATGCACATGACTCTGTCGAGTCTCATCCTGCCCAACCTAAACCGGCAGCTTCAGTTTGTCACCTACACAAACACGCTGTTCCATCCAAGCACCGCAGATACAG tgCAGTTTGAGACAGAGGGACATCAAGCTGTCTTCACTATCAAGATCCGTCACGGTGTAACACCTAAACTGTACAACACAGGATCCAAAGGAG AGTACAACGTCAGCGCTCTTGTTACAATAGCTACAAAGACCTTCCTCCGCTACAATAAACTCCAAGATCTTATCGACAGCGTGAGGAGATACTATCCTTCGGTGACCATAGTAATCGCTGATGACAGTGAAAATCCTAAATCCATCTCCGGACCTTACATCGAACATTATATAATGCCTTTTGGAAAG GGTTGGTTTGCGGGACGAAACCTGGCTGTTTCTCAGGTGACCACGAAGTATGTATTGTGGGTGGATGATGACTTCATCTTCACAGCCAACACCAAGCTGGAGAAACTGATAGACGTTCTAGAGAGAACAACTCTGGACCTG gtgggTGGTGCAGTGCGGGAGGTCACAGGTTACACAGCCACCTACAGACAGACTATCTCCATTGAGccaggagaggaggatggagactGTTTACACATGAGGAGAGGGTTTCATCACGTCATCCAAGGCTTCCCTAACTGTGTGGTGACTGATGGAGTCATTAACTTCTTCTTGGCTCGCACCGACAAAGTGCAGCAGGTCGGCTTTGACCCCCGCCTTGCCAGGGTGGCTCACCTGG AGTTTTTCATCGATGGCCTGGGATCCCTTCATGTCGGCtcctgtgatgatgtcattgtcAATCATGCCACCAAAATCAAACTCCCCTgggtcagccaatcagagagcgaCAAGACTTACGCTAAGTTTCGTTACCCACCAGCCTCCTCTGATGCCACACACACGAAAAACGGCCTCCTTTTCTTCAAGAACCGATTCCAGTGTTTGACTCATAATTAG
- the os9 gene encoding protein OS-9 has translation MAASLVRWLKTLCVFLWTCPLCVPAFLNLEELNEMKYGIQILPDPVIMGQTKTEEVMMVSNKYKQMYECRLPAMAVRFHQDLASEPESTGYTGPDIPDLLNPMHSNQCLVKTKDWWTYEFCHGQHIRQYHLEDTEIKGDILFLGYYESEFDWSNETAKASKQHRLKRYHSQSYINGSKCDLNGSPRETEVRFLCEEGASDYIARVDEPQSCRYVLTVHTSRTCQHPFLKPPSTAKPQGIVCQPALSAQQYMDYVKAQVSDTKRKVEQISEELRSLDEMLAANEGNERTGEAAEVTTEETSPAATDDSNVSEKEETAEVSEDAGSEEGGDSEFWEGVTKPRSSKTTASKQHDQAADDGYNSVTDNEVIEDGEEVEKFNFKIITDPADLMKFVQHLKESNRKKAQNQAKNQGEKPTGVTEKLRADEKEDDEHLQEFEEEMADLSVPSDKIEEIKEEMQKEFDNIINEAQQELETEGLKGEFDRTQATQTLETTLDKLLDQLEEKEVQDTEQQTAGAQRGSDPTRGSPSLAPKQPDQAADDHVKIKITKYKTGSSPDGEVKVQEMGEGDPQWQHIKDVVKEQLEKAGLKAEGKIEVKILTRKSAEEAGDQWLTEEDTKSFRELLINLLTGGTEEVYKEQKRHQELENNYRFVWGESQEESQSSSTSDSDDVDI, from the exons ATGGCTGCTTCCTTGGTACGGTGGCTAAAAACATTGTGTGTATTCTTGTGGACATGCCCGCTCTGTGTCCCAGCCTTCTTAAATTTAGAGGAGCTGAATGAGATGAAATATGGGATTCAGATTCTCCCCGATCCCGTCATCATGGGCCAG acCAAAACAGAGGAAGTTATGATGGTGTCTAACAAGTACAAGCAGATGTATGAGTGTCGACTCCCGGCCATGGCTGTACGGTTTCATCAGGATCTAGCATCTGAGCCAGAATCAACAGGGTACACCGGGCCTGACATCCCAGACCTACTCAATCCAATGCACAGTAACCAGTGTCTGGTAAAG ACGAAGGACTGGTGGACGTATGAGTTCTGCCATGGTCAGCACATCAGACAGTACCACCTTGAAG ACACAGAGATCAAAGGGGACATCCTCTTTCTGGGTTATTACGAATCCGAGTTTGATTGGAGCAATGAAACAGCAAAG GCGTCCAAGCAGCACAGACTGAAGCGCTACCACAGTCAGTCCTACATAAACGGCTCAAAGTGTGACCTAAATGGAAGTCCCCGAGAGACCGAAGTCAGA TTCCTGTGTGAAGAAGGTGCGAGTGACTACATTGCCCGAGTGGACGAGCCTCAGTCGTGCCGTTACGTGCTGACAGTTCACACCAGTCGCACCTGCCAACATCCCTTCCTGAAGCCACCATCCACTGCCAAGCCCCAGGGGATCGTGTGCCAACCCGCACTAAGTGCCCAACAGTACATGGACTACGTCAAGGCTCAAGTCT CGGACACGAAGCGTAAAGTGGAGCAGATCTCGGAAGAGCTGAGGAGTCTTGATGAGATGTTAGCTGCTAATGAAGGAAATGAAAGAACAGGCGAAGCAGCAGAAGTGACTACAGAGGAAACATCACCTGCAGCCACTGATGACTCGAATGTGTCTGAAAAAGaag AAACTGCAGAAGTTTCtgaggatgctgggtcagaggAGGGAGGTGACTCTGAATTCTGGGAGGGGGTCACCAAGCCCAGGAGTTCAAAAACAACAGCATCTAAACAGCACGATCAG GCAGCAGATGATGGCTATAACTCAGTCACAGACAATGAAGTCATTGAAGACGGTGAGGAAG TTGAAAAGTTCAACTTCAAAATCATCACTGACCCTGCAGACCTGATGAAATTTGTCCAACACCTCAAAGAAAGTAACAGGAAG AAAGCACAAAACCAAGCTAAAAATCAAGGAGAGAAACCAACAGGGGTAACAGAGAAACTCAGGGCAGACGAGAAAGAGGATGATGAGCACCTGCAAGAGTTTGAGGAGGAGATGGCAGACCTCTCGGTGCCCTCGGATAAGATTGAAGAGATAAAGGAGGAAATGCAGAAGGAGTTTGACAACATCATAAATGAG gccCAGCAGGAGTTAGAGACAGAAGGTCTGAAAGGGGAGTTCGATCGCACTCAGGCCACGCAGACACTGGAGACGACACTGGACAAGCTGCTCGATCAGTTGGAGGAGAAAGAAGTCCAGGACACGGAGCAGCAAACAGCCGGAGCTCAGAGAGGCAGCGACCCGACCAGAGGCAGTCCTAGCCTGGCTCCAAAGCAGCCAG ACCAAGCGGCTGACGACCATGTTAAGATCAAAATTACTAAGTATAAGACGGGCAGCAGCCCTGATGGGGAGGTCAAAGTTCAGGAGATGGGCGAAGGAGACCCCCAGTGGCAGCACATAAAGGACGTGGTTAAAGAACAGCTAGAGAAAGCAGGACTGAAGGCAGAAG GTAAAATCGAGGTGAAGATCCTGACAAGAAAAAGTGCAGAGGAAGCAGGTGATCAGTGGCTAACTGAAGAAGATACAAAGTCCTTCAGGGAGCTGCTCATAAATCTTCTG ACTGGAGGCACAGAAGAGGTTTACAAAGAGCAGAAGAGGCACCAGGAGTTGGAGAACAACTATAGGTTTGTTTGGGGAGAGTCTCAGGAGGAGTCGCAGTCATCCAGCACCTCTGACTCAGACGATGTGGACATTTGA